The Yersinia intermedia genome window below encodes:
- a CDS encoding 1,2-dihydroxy-3-keto-5-methylthiopentene dioxygenase yields the protein MSGLTIFSDKQPEQALWQSRDAEEIQQQLTAIGVRFERWQADRELGENPQPEAVIAAYQHEIDRLVAEKGYQSWDVISMRPDNAQRDVLREKFLSEHTHGEDEVRFFVAGSGLFCLHLNGKIYQILCEKNDLLSVPANTRHWFDMGSAPNFTAIRVFDNPEGWVAHFTGDKIADAYPRLD from the coding sequence ATGAGCGGATTAACGATTTTTAGTGATAAGCAGCCGGAACAAGCGCTGTGGCAAAGCCGTGATGCTGAAGAAATTCAACAGCAACTGACCGCCATTGGTGTGCGCTTTGAGCGCTGGCAGGCAGATCGTGAACTGGGTGAAAACCCACAACCAGAGGCGGTGATTGCAGCTTATCAACATGAGATTGACCGGCTGGTGGCAGAGAAGGGTTATCAGAGCTGGGATGTGATCAGCATGCGGCCCGATAACGCCCAGCGAGACGTGTTACGCGAGAAGTTTTTATCGGAACATACTCACGGTGAAGATGAAGTGCGCTTTTTCGTTGCAGGGTCAGGGCTGTTCTGTTTGCATCTGAACGGTAAAATTTATCAAATTTTGTGCGAAAAGAATGATTTACTCTCTGTGCCTGCCAATACTCGCCACTGGTTTGATATGGGGTCTGCACCGAATTTCACGGCTATTCGGGTATTTGATAATCCTGAGGGGTGGGTGGCGCATTTTACTGGCGATAAGATAGCCGATGCTTATCCACGTTTGGATTGA
- the mtnC gene encoding acireductone synthase, whose translation MIQAIVTDIEGTTSDIRFVHQVLFPYARERLTPYLHAHQQDEEIATALASLRHELALPDADIETLITALHGFMDEDRKSTALKAIQGIIWRTGYLQGDFLGHLYPEVAQQLADWQQQGVGLYVYSSGSVAAQKLLFGYSDAGDLRPLFSGYFDTHVGGKREVSSYQNIAHQLAIAPPALLFLSDIRQELDAAQLAGWHTCQLIRDLPDNESHHPQVSRFDQIILEDFTA comes from the coding sequence ATGATCCAGGCTATTGTTACCGATATTGAAGGCACCACCAGTGACATTCGCTTTGTCCATCAGGTGCTGTTCCCCTATGCCCGCGAGCGACTGACGCCTTATTTACACGCACACCAGCAGGATGAAGAGATTGCCACTGCGCTAGCCAGTTTGCGCCATGAACTTGCACTGCCGGATGCTGATATAGAAACCTTGATTACCGCGTTACATGGTTTTATGGATGAAGATCGTAAATCCACAGCATTGAAAGCGATTCAGGGCATTATCTGGCGCACCGGTTATCTGCAAGGGGATTTTCTCGGCCATCTTTACCCAGAAGTGGCCCAGCAATTGGCTGACTGGCAGCAACAGGGGGTGGGGTTATATGTCTACTCTTCTGGCTCGGTTGCTGCGCAGAAATTGCTGTTTGGTTACAGCGATGCAGGGGATTTACGCCCGTTATTCAGCGGCTATTTTGATACCCATGTCGGTGGGAAACGTGAGGTGAGTTCTTATCAGAATATTGCGCATCAATTAGCTATCGCACCGCCAGCACTGCTGTTTTTATCTGATATCCGTCAAGAGCTGGACGCCGCTCAACTGGCGGGCTGGCATACTTGCCAACTGATTCGCGACTTACCTGATAACGAAAGCCACCACCCACAGGTGAGTCGTTTTGATCAAATCATTTTAGAGGATTTTACAGCATGA
- a CDS encoding methylthioribulose 1-phosphate dehydratase produces the protein MTENVQLEALLAACHWIGEKGWCPATGGNMSLRLDSAHCLVTESGKDKGSLTADDFLLVETANNHVPSGRTPSAETGLHTLLYRRYPEINAVLHTHSVNATVLSRVERSHELVLQGYEMQKSLSGQHSHLDAVVIPIFDNDQDISALAQRVAALADNNPLRYGFLVRGHGLYCWGNSVAQARRHLEGLEFLFQCELQRRLVDVNFNVGAK, from the coding sequence ATGACAGAAAATGTACAACTGGAGGCACTGTTAGCCGCCTGCCATTGGATCGGAGAGAAGGGCTGGTGCCCGGCGACCGGTGGTAATATGTCCCTGCGGCTGGACTCGGCTCACTGTCTGGTTACCGAATCAGGTAAAGATAAAGGCAGCCTCACCGCTGACGATTTTCTACTGGTAGAAACTGCCAACAACCATGTTCCCAGTGGGCGTACACCGTCAGCGGAGACCGGCTTGCATACCTTGCTTTATCGTCGGTATCCAGAGATCAATGCGGTGTTACATACTCATTCAGTGAATGCCACTGTGTTATCGCGGGTTGAGCGTAGCCATGAATTAGTCTTGCAAGGCTATGAAATGCAGAAATCGCTATCAGGTCAGCACAGCCATTTAGATGCGGTTGTCATCCCTATTTTTGACAATGATCAGGATATTTCCGCGCTGGCCCAACGGGTTGCCGCACTGGCAGATAATAACCCGCTTCGCTACGGATTTTTGGTGCGCGGTCATGGCCTGTATTGCTGGGGAAATAGCGTGGCACAAGCCCGTCGTCATCTGGAAGGGCTGGAATTCTTGTTCCAGTGTGAACTGCAACGTCGATTAGTTGACGTAAATTTTAATGTGGGGGCTAAATGA
- a CDS encoding pyridoxal phosphate-dependent aminotransferase, which yields MSTLSFIPDSKLPAQGTTIFTQMSALAQKYQAINLSQGFPDFDGPDYLKQQLAYHVSQGANQYAPMTGVAPLRKAIAEKTAKIYGWQPDADGEVTITTGASEALFAAITALVRPGDEVICFDPSYDSYAPVVKLAGGILKRVALKPPTFATDWSEFADLVSERTRLVIVNTPHNPSATVWRAADFEQLWQVIAERNIYVLSDEVYEHICFSAAGHASVLAHPQLRQRAIAVSSFGKTFHMTGWKVGYCIAPAAISAEVRKIHQYLTFSVCTPVQLALADMLNAEPEHWQQLSEFYRARRDRFVNALSTSRLKILPSAGTYFLLADYSAVSDLDDVEFCQWLTEHIGVAAIPLSVFCEGPFPHKLIRLCFAKQDATLDAAAERLCQL from the coding sequence ATGAGCACTTTATCCTTTATTCCAGACAGTAAATTGCCGGCACAAGGCACCACAATCTTTACGCAAATGAGTGCATTGGCGCAAAAATACCAAGCGATAAACTTATCGCAAGGGTTCCCCGATTTTGATGGCCCAGACTATTTGAAACAGCAATTGGCCTATCACGTCAGCCAAGGTGCGAACCAATATGCCCCAATGACCGGCGTGGCACCGCTGCGAAAGGCAATTGCGGAGAAAACGGCTAAAATCTACGGTTGGCAGCCCGATGCCGATGGCGAAGTCACTATCACTACCGGTGCCAGCGAAGCCTTGTTCGCCGCCATTACCGCTTTGGTACGCCCAGGCGACGAAGTTATTTGCTTTGACCCCAGCTACGACAGCTATGCACCGGTGGTTAAATTGGCGGGCGGTATACTCAAGCGCGTGGCACTAAAACCCCCAACATTCGCCACCGACTGGTCTGAATTCGCTGATCTGGTTTCTGAACGCACCCGTCTGGTTATCGTCAATACGCCGCATAACCCTTCAGCGACCGTTTGGCGGGCGGCAGACTTTGAACAACTGTGGCAAGTGATTGCTGAACGTAATATCTATGTGCTGAGCGATGAGGTGTACGAACACATCTGCTTTAGCGCCGCAGGCCATGCCAGTGTGCTGGCTCATCCGCAACTGCGCCAGCGCGCCATTGCCGTGTCCTCTTTCGGCAAAACCTTTCATATGACTGGCTGGAAAGTGGGCTATTGCATCGCCCCTGCCGCTATCAGTGCCGAAGTGCGAAAAATTCATCAATATCTGACCTTTTCGGTTTGCACGCCGGTTCAGCTCGCATTGGCGGATATGCTCAATGCTGAACCTGAGCACTGGCAGCAACTGTCAGAATTTTATCGTGCTCGTCGCGATCGCTTCGTCAATGCTCTGTCCACCAGCCGCCTGAAAATCCTACCGAGCGCAGGCACCTATTTCCTGTTGGCTGATTACAGTGCGGTTTCTGATCTTGATGATGTTGAATTTTGCCAATGGTTAACCGAACATATCGGCGTGGCCGCAATACCGTTATCGGTATTCTGTGAAGGCCCGTTCCCCCATAAACTGATCCGGTTGTGCTTCGCCAAGCAGGATGCCACGCTGGACGCCGCTGCGGAGCGATTGTGTCAACTTTAA
- a CDS encoding amidohydrolase, producing MSTLKLTLLQQPLVWLDAQANLRHFDMLLEPLRQRDVIVLPEMFTTGFAMNAAENALPEQEVINWLRHWATVTDALIGGSVALKTAQGAVNRFLLVEPSGRVHHYDKRHLFRMAGEHHHYQAGKERKVVEWRGWRILMQVCYDLRFPVWSRNLQDYDLALYVANWPAPRAKHWQSLLTARAIENQAYVAGCNRVGDDDNGHHYQGDSVILDAQGEVLAQAEPGLAAQLDAELSLDALQHYRAAFPAWRDVDDFLLL from the coding sequence GTGTCAACTTTAAAACTGACCCTGCTGCAACAGCCATTGGTATGGTTGGATGCACAGGCTAATCTGCGCCATTTTGACATGCTGTTGGAGCCACTCCGGCAGCGTGATGTAATTGTGTTGCCAGAGATGTTTACCACCGGCTTTGCCATGAATGCGGCTGAAAATGCCTTGCCAGAGCAAGAGGTCATTAACTGGTTGCGCCATTGGGCCACCGTTACTGACGCTCTGATTGGCGGCAGTGTGGCGCTGAAAACCGCGCAGGGTGCCGTGAACCGCTTCCTGCTGGTTGAACCGAGTGGGCGGGTTCATCACTACGATAAACGCCACTTATTCCGCATGGCCGGTGAGCACCATCACTATCAAGCGGGCAAAGAGCGCAAGGTGGTGGAATGGCGTGGCTGGCGAATCTTGATGCAAGTTTGCTATGACCTGCGTTTTCCGGTGTGGTCACGTAATTTGCAAGATTATGATTTGGCTCTGTATGTGGCTAACTGGCCTGCTCCCCGTGCCAAACACTGGCAAAGTTTACTGACAGCGCGCGCGATAGAAAATCAGGCTTACGTCGCCGGATGTAACCGGGTCGGCGATGATGATAACGGCCATCACTATCAGGGCGACAGTGTGATTCTGGATGCTCAAGGCGAGGTGTTGGCGCAAGCAGAACCGGGACTGGCTGCGCAACTGGATGCTGAGTTGTCTTTAGACGCATTGCAGCACTATCGCGCAGCGTTTCCGGCGTGGCGCGATGTTGATGATTTTTTATTATTGTAA
- the hpxK gene encoding allantoate amidohydrolase → MAVTLPDAEAEQAALRVLARCDVLATISESADALTRVYLSPEHLRANQQVGEWMQAVGMRVWQDAVGNICGRYEGLQSDAPAILLGSHLDTVRNAGRYDGMLGVLSALEVVGYLHRQQQRLPVAIEVIGFADEEGTRFGITLLGSKGITGRWSADWLSKTDTEGISVAQAMENLDFDPTAIASARREVSDFCAYLELHIEQGPCLEKADLALGVVTAINGARRLNCRFIGSAGHAGTVPMGQRQDALAGAAQWIGAVERLTTCYGEHLVATVGTLSCSPGAVNVIAGEVVLTLDIRGPQDSHVDQLLVSLLAQAQVIAARRGLIFSSEEFYRISATECDAVLRQRINASIDRVQGSSLALPSGAGHDATAVAECWPVGMLFVRCKGGVSHHPDESVTRRDIAMAIQAYLETVLAWRRV, encoded by the coding sequence ATGGCCGTTACCCTGCCGGATGCCGAGGCAGAGCAAGCTGCATTACGGGTATTGGCCCGTTGTGATGTGCTGGCGACCATCAGTGAATCAGCGGATGCGTTGACGCGGGTGTATCTATCTCCTGAACATTTGCGGGCAAATCAGCAGGTGGGCGAATGGATGCAGGCGGTCGGGATGCGCGTCTGGCAAGATGCAGTTGGTAATATTTGTGGCCGTTATGAAGGGCTGCAATCCGATGCGCCAGCCATATTGTTAGGCTCTCATCTTGATACGGTGCGTAACGCAGGCCGTTACGATGGCATGTTAGGCGTATTAAGTGCATTAGAAGTGGTGGGGTATTTGCACCGTCAGCAACAGCGGTTGCCGGTGGCCATTGAGGTGATTGGTTTTGCCGATGAAGAGGGAACGCGCTTTGGTATTACGCTGCTGGGGAGTAAGGGGATCACTGGGCGCTGGTCAGCCGATTGGCTGAGTAAAACCGATACTGAAGGTATCAGTGTGGCGCAGGCAATGGAAAACCTTGATTTTGACCCCACGGCGATAGCCAGTGCGCGGCGTGAGGTGAGTGATTTTTGCGCTTATCTGGAGCTGCATATTGAACAGGGGCCGTGTTTAGAAAAGGCCGATTTGGCATTGGGCGTGGTGACGGCAATTAATGGTGCACGCCGCCTGAATTGCCGATTCATCGGCTCTGCGGGCCATGCCGGTACGGTGCCGATGGGGCAGCGGCAAGATGCATTAGCCGGCGCGGCACAATGGATTGGTGCCGTTGAACGGTTGACCACTTGCTATGGTGAACATTTAGTGGCGACAGTTGGAACACTCAGTTGTTCGCCAGGTGCTGTGAATGTGATTGCCGGAGAGGTGGTTCTGACGCTGGATATTCGTGGCCCGCAGGACAGTCACGTGGACCAGTTACTGGTCAGTTTGTTGGCGCAGGCGCAAGTCATTGCCGCACGCCGCGGCCTGATTTTTTCATCGGAAGAGTTTTACCGTATCAGTGCTACCGAATGTGATGCGGTTTTGCGCCAGCGAATCAACGCCAGTATTGATCGGGTGCAGGGTAGCTCGTTAGCACTACCCAGCGGTGCGGGGCATGATGCCACTGCCGTTGCCGAGTGCTGGCCGGTAGGGATGTTGTTTGTGCGCTGCAAAGGGGGAGTCAGTCATCATCCTGATGAATCCGTCACGCGCCGTGATATTGCGATGGCTATTCAGGCTTATCTGGAAACAGTGCTAGCTTGGCGGCGGGTTTAA
- a CDS encoding pyridoxal-phosphate-dependent aminotransferase family protein, whose amino-acid sequence MSAMNPNPLFCQINPPARLLMGPGPINADPRVLRAMASQLIGQYDPVMTEYMNQVMALYRGVFRTENRWTMLIDGTSRAGIEAVLLSAIRPGDKVLVPVFGRFGHLLCEIARRCRAEVHTIEVPWGEVFSPQRIEDAIKKVRPRLLLTVQGDTSTTMLQPLAELGEICRRHHVLFYTDATASLGGNVLETDAWGLDAVSAGLQKCLGGPSGSAPVTLSPQFAEQVRRRKCIEQGIRTQDHADGDEEMIYSNYFDLGMIMDYWGPERLNHHTEATSMLFAARECARVMLEEGLDNGIARHALHGSALLAGIQGMGLAVFGDIGHRMNNVLGVVIPAGIHGEQVRQLMLNDFGIEIGTSFGPLNGKIWRIGTMGYNARKDCVLQTLVALEAVLNRLGFATVQGNGLQSAWNVYQAESDKQAIDTVNGAK is encoded by the coding sequence ATGTCGGCAATGAACCCTAACCCACTGTTTTGTCAAATTAATCCACCGGCGCGGTTACTTATGGGACCGGGGCCGATCAATGCCGATCCCCGAGTATTGCGGGCGATGGCCAGTCAGTTGATCGGGCAGTACGATCCGGTGATGACGGAGTATATGAATCAGGTGATGGCGCTGTATCGCGGGGTTTTCCGTACCGAGAACCGCTGGACTATGTTGATCGATGGCACCTCTCGTGCGGGTATCGAGGCGGTTTTACTGTCGGCTATCCGCCCTGGAGATAAAGTTCTGGTGCCAGTTTTTGGCCGTTTTGGTCATTTATTGTGTGAAATAGCGCGCCGTTGCCGGGCTGAAGTGCACACCATCGAAGTGCCGTGGGGCGAGGTCTTCAGCCCGCAGAGGATTGAAGATGCTATCAAGAAAGTGCGCCCACGACTGTTATTGACGGTGCAGGGTGATACGTCAACCACCATGTTGCAGCCGCTGGCTGAGTTGGGCGAGATCTGTCGCCGCCATCACGTGCTGTTTTATACCGATGCGACTGCATCACTGGGCGGAAACGTATTAGAAACCGATGCCTGGGGGCTGGACGCGGTATCGGCCGGGTTGCAAAAGTGCCTTGGCGGGCCATCAGGCAGTGCTCCGGTAACCCTTAGCCCACAATTCGCTGAGCAAGTACGGCGGCGCAAGTGTATTGAGCAGGGGATCCGTACTCAGGATCATGCTGATGGTGACGAAGAGATGATCTATTCCAATTACTTTGATTTGGGCATGATCATGGATTATTGGGGGCCGGAGCGCCTGAATCATCATACCGAAGCCACCAGTATGTTGTTTGCGGCCCGAGAATGCGCACGAGTAATGCTGGAAGAGGGATTGGACAACGGGATTGCCCGTCATGCTTTGCATGGTTCGGCGTTGTTGGCTGGTATTCAAGGTATGGGGCTGGCAGTCTTTGGTGATATAGGGCACCGGATGAACAATGTGTTGGGGGTGGTTATCCCGGCAGGTATTCACGGTGAACAAGTACGGCAACTGATGTTAAATGATTTTGGTATCGAGATTGGTACCTCATTCGGGCCGTTAAATGGCAAGATTTGGCGTATCGGCACCATGGGCTACAACGCGCGCAAAGATTGTGTGCTGCAAACACTGGTGGCATTGGAGGCGGTATTAAACCGTTTAGGTTTTGCCACGGTTCAGGGCAACGGCTTGCAAAGCGCGTGGAATGTTTATCAGGCTGAGAGTGACAAACAGGCTATTGATACAGTAAACGGAGCGAAATAA
- a CDS encoding MurR/RpiR family transcriptional regulator — translation MKQIDERLRAHYAQLTPQEQRVTDFIFDHFDDLISYNSAELARLSGVSKATVSRLFKRLGYASYREMREEVRTLRQSGMPLTDNRDAVQGNTLLSRHYKQEMANLTHWVSQLDSLQLGEVINAMVRAPRILLLGLRNSYPVALHLRQQLLQVRQQVQLVPQTGQTLAEELVDVTQRDLVIVVAFRRRPKVIREILLQMQIQGVPTLLICEPQAQSILPLARWRLTTPLDSVSAFDSYSSAMSLASLLSNALLHETLAQGRQRIHQIADLYDSLGELEQR, via the coding sequence ATGAAACAGATTGATGAGCGTTTGCGGGCGCATTACGCGCAATTAACCCCGCAGGAACAGCGCGTTACCGATTTTATTTTTGATCATTTTGATGACCTGATTAGTTATAACAGTGCCGAGTTGGCGCGTTTGAGTGGGGTATCTAAGGCCACGGTTAGTAGACTGTTTAAGCGCCTGGGGTACGCCAGTTATCGGGAGATGCGTGAAGAGGTCCGCACCTTGCGTCAAAGCGGTATGCCATTGACCGATAACCGTGATGCGGTGCAAGGGAACACTTTATTGTCTCGCCACTACAAGCAAGAAATGGCGAATTTGACGCATTGGGTGAGTCAGTTGGATAGCCTTCAGTTAGGCGAGGTTATCAATGCGATGGTGCGTGCACCGCGTATTTTGTTGTTGGGGCTACGAAACAGTTACCCGGTCGCGCTGCATTTACGTCAACAGTTGTTGCAGGTGCGCCAGCAAGTGCAGTTGGTGCCGCAAACGGGGCAGACGTTAGCGGAGGAGCTAGTAGATGTCACGCAGCGCGATTTAGTTATTGTGGTGGCATTTCGTCGCCGCCCGAAGGTTATCCGTGAGATCCTGCTACAAATGCAGATACAAGGCGTGCCGACACTGTTGATTTGTGAGCCACAGGCCCAGTCAATACTGCCGTTAGCGCGTTGGCGGTTAACTACACCGCTCGACAGTGTATCGGCCTTTGATAGCTACTCTTCGGCCATGAGTTTGGCGAGTCTACTGAGTAATGCCTTGTTGCATGAGACGCTAGCGCAGGGCCGCCAGCGAATTCATCAAATTGCTGATTTGTATGATTCTTTGGGCGAACTGGAACAGCGGTAG
- a CDS encoding MFS transporter: MKQKAENSGLSPALIVLMSVATGLAVASNYYAQPLLETIAQAFNLSVNQAGFIVTAAQLGYAVGLMFLVPLGDMFERRGLIVGMTLLAAGGMLITAMSQNLTMMIVGTALTGLFSVVAQLLVPLAATLAAPEKRGKVVGIIMSGLLLGILLARTVAGALASIGGWRTIYWVASALMFVMALVLWRYLPRYKQHTGLNYGQLLGSIFSLFIHTPVLRTRALLGALSFANFSVLWTSMAFLLASPPFGYSEATIGLFGLVGAAGALMATKAGQLADKGKARITTSVGLGLLLLSWIPIALGQHSIIALIIGIVVLDLAVQGVHVTNQSVIYRMMPEARNRLTAGYMTTYFIGGALGSLISAAAYQHAGWYGVAAAGLVLCILNITTWLAGKRFDPPANQPVE, translated from the coding sequence ATGAAACAAAAAGCTGAAAACTCCGGTTTAAGTCCAGCATTAATCGTGTTGATGTCGGTCGCCACCGGACTGGCTGTTGCCAGCAACTACTATGCCCAACCACTGCTGGAAACCATCGCGCAAGCCTTTAATCTCTCGGTCAATCAGGCTGGGTTTATTGTCACCGCCGCCCAGTTAGGTTATGCCGTCGGCTTAATGTTCCTGGTCCCGCTAGGGGATATGTTTGAACGCCGTGGGTTGATTGTAGGTATGACGTTGCTGGCTGCTGGCGGTATGCTAATTACCGCGATGTCACAAAACCTCACCATGATGATTGTCGGCACCGCGCTCACTGGCCTGTTCTCGGTCGTGGCACAATTACTGGTGCCGCTGGCGGCCACACTGGCTGCGCCAGAAAAACGCGGCAAAGTGGTCGGCATTATTATGAGCGGGCTGCTATTGGGGATTTTGCTGGCACGAACTGTGGCCGGAGCACTGGCCTCCATTGGCGGTTGGCGGACTATTTATTGGGTTGCCAGTGCACTGATGTTCGTCATGGCATTGGTGTTGTGGCGCTACCTACCGCGCTATAAACAACATACCGGTTTAAATTACGGTCAACTGCTCGGATCGATATTCTCACTGTTTATTCACACGCCGGTGCTGCGCACCCGTGCCTTGCTCGGCGCGCTATCGTTTGCCAACTTTAGTGTGTTGTGGACGTCAATGGCCTTCTTACTGGCGTCCCCGCCGTTCGGTTACTCCGAAGCCACCATCGGGTTATTTGGTTTAGTCGGTGCCGCAGGTGCGCTGATGGCAACCAAAGCAGGCCAATTGGCGGATAAAGGTAAAGCCCGCATCACCACCAGCGTCGGTTTGGGATTACTGCTGTTGTCATGGATACCTATCGCTCTGGGGCAACATTCAATCATCGCCCTGATTATCGGTATTGTCGTGTTGGATCTGGCGGTACAAGGGGTGCATGTTACCAATCAGAGCGTGATATATCGCATGATGCCGGAAGCCAGAAATCGCTTAACCGCCGGTTATATGACTACTTACTTTATCGGTGGTGCATTAGGCTCGCTGATTTCAGCGGCAGCATATCAACATGCAGGCTGGTATGGCGTGGCAGCCGCCGGGTTGGTGCTGTGTATCCTAAATATTACTACGTGGCTGGCCGGTAAACGTTTCGATCCTCCTGCAAATCAACCTGTTGAGTGA
- a CDS encoding AzlC family ABC transporter permease yields the protein MQSQITESPPATRPIATFIEGITDSLPIVIGYLPVAFAFGLSSVKLGFTPLEAIFFSCIIYAGASQFVITALLSAGMSLWVSALTVMAMDIRHILYGPALKHRILTKLSGNKTALWAFGLTDEVFAAATAKLMKDQRRWSENWMLGIAFTSWLSWVSGTAIGAMFGNGPLENYPAIEASLSFMLPALFLSFLLASFKRQYSLTVIASLSGALLGAVLFSIPVAILAGISAGCLAALLQPTPAVVTEHSENNEQEPTP from the coding sequence ATGCAAAGCCAAATTACCGAGTCTCCGCCAGCTACCCGGCCAATAGCCACCTTTATCGAGGGCATTACCGATAGCTTGCCTATCGTTATCGGCTATTTACCGGTGGCTTTCGCCTTTGGTCTGAGTTCGGTAAAACTGGGTTTTACGCCGCTGGAAGCTATCTTCTTTTCTTGCATTATTTATGCCGGTGCCAGCCAATTCGTTATCACCGCCCTGCTCAGCGCGGGGATGTCGCTATGGGTTTCCGCCTTGACCGTGATGGCAATGGATATCCGCCATATCTTGTATGGCCCAGCACTTAAACACCGTATTTTGACCAAACTATCAGGTAACAAAACTGCCCTGTGGGCATTTGGTTTGACCGATGAAGTGTTTGCTGCCGCTACCGCCAAGTTAATGAAAGATCAGCGGCGTTGGAGCGAAAACTGGATGCTGGGTATCGCGTTTACCTCTTGGTTATCTTGGGTGTCGGGTACCGCTATCGGCGCAATGTTTGGCAATGGCCCGCTGGAGAATTACCCCGCTATTGAGGCCTCCCTCTCCTTTATGCTACCGGCGTTGTTCTTAAGTTTTCTGCTGGCCTCATTTAAACGCCAATACAGCCTAACTGTTATCGCCTCGCTGAGTGGCGCATTGCTTGGCGCTGTGTTGTTCTCTATTCCGGTGGCGATTTTGGCTGGAATTAGCGCTGGATGCCTGGCCGCCCTGCTGCAACCCACCCCCGCAGTGGTGACTGAACACAGTGAAAATAACGAGCAGGAGCCGACACCATGA
- the ygaH gene encoding L-valine transporter subunit YgaH, whose protein sequence is MNSDVLVIGLVVGMVNYLFRYLPLRLGPARKQTSLQRSRVSLLLDSIGIASICALLVVSSTPEIMHNPQKLIPTLVGFLVICGGFYKTNSIIFATLFGALSYGLTFKLLMILG, encoded by the coding sequence ATGAATTCGGATGTCCTGGTTATTGGTTTAGTGGTGGGGATGGTAAATTACCTGTTTCGTTATTTACCATTGCGCCTTGGGCCAGCACGTAAACAAACCAGTCTGCAACGGAGCAGAGTGTCACTGCTGTTGGACAGCATTGGGATTGCTTCTATCTGTGCATTATTGGTGGTTTCCAGCACACCAGAAATTATGCATAACCCACAGAAGCTCATCCCTACATTGGTTGGCTTTTTGGTTATCTGCGGCGGCTTTTATAAAACCAACAGTATTATCTTCGCCACATTATTCGGCGCACTCAGCTACGGACTGACATTCAAATTACTTATGATTTTGGGGTGA
- the mprA gene encoding transcriptional repressor MprA — translation MESSFSPIEQMLNFRAKRQKDFPYQEILLTRLCMHMHSKLLENRNKMLKAQGINETLFMALITLDAQESHSIQPSELSAALGSSRTNATRIADELEKKGWIERRESHNDRRCLHLHLTEAGVEFLNQLLPPQHKCLHFLWSTLDADEQQQLETLTRKLLTRLDQMEVPEP, via the coding sequence ATGGAAAGTTCGTTTAGTCCTATAGAACAGATGCTTAATTTTCGTGCCAAACGCCAGAAGGATTTCCCTTATCAGGAGATTTTGCTGACGCGCTTGTGTATGCATATGCACAGTAAATTGCTAGAAAATCGCAACAAAATGCTGAAAGCGCAAGGGATTAACGAAACCTTGTTTATGGCGTTAATTACCCTGGATGCACAAGAAAGTCATAGCATCCAACCGTCTGAACTGAGTGCTGCACTGGGGTCTTCGCGCACTAATGCCACCCGCATTGCTGACGAGTTGGAAAAGAAAGGCTGGATTGAGCGCCGCGAAAGCCACAATGACCGCCGTTGTTTGCATTTGCATCTGACCGAAGCGGGTGTTGAGTTTTTAAATCAACTTCTGCCCCCACAGCATAAGTGCCTGCATTTTCTTTGGTCAACCCTCGACGCCGACGAACAGCAACAGCTTGAAACGCTGACGCGCAAGTTACTGACTCGTTTAGATCAAATGGAAGTACCGGAGCCGTAA